The Halichondria panicea chromosome 17, odHalPani1.1, whole genome shotgun sequence DNA segment TGCACATTAAAAATCATGTACGAACAGACTGTCAGACAACTTACCATCCTTCCAAGGTTCGAGAATTGAACCCTCTACTTAACCTCATGACAGCAGAGCAAACATTTGCTTGGATTtccagatgcaacggtgcaacagatgcaacggtgcaacagatgcaacagatgcaacagatgcaacggtgcaacagatgcaacggtgcaacagatgcaacagatgcaacggtgcaacagatgcaacggtgcaacagatgcaacgatgcaacagatgcagcggtgcaacagatgcaacagatgcaacagatgcaacggtgcaacagatgcaacagatgcaacggtgcaacagatgcaacggtgcaacagatgcaacagatgcaacagatgcaatggtgcaacagatgcaacagatgcaacagatgcaacagatgcaacggtgcaacggtgcaacagatgcaacagatgcaacggtgcaacaggtgcaacggtgcaacagatgcaaccgTGGAaaagatgcaacagatgcaacggtgcaacagatgcaacagatgcaacggtgcaacagatgcaacggtgcaacaggtgcaacggtgcaacagatgcaacggtgcaacaggtgcaacggtgcaacagatgcaacggtgcaacagatgcaacagatgcaacagatgcaacggtgcaacagatgcaacggtgcaacagatgcaacggtgcaacagatgcaacagatgcaacagatgcaacggtgcaacagatgcaacagatgcaacggtgcaacagatgcaacagatgcaacagatgcaacggtgcaacaggtgcaacggtgcaacagatgcaaccgTGGAaaagatgcaacagatgcaacggtgcaacagatgcaacagatgcaacagatgcaacggtgcaacagatgcaacggtgcaacagatgcaacagatgcaacggtgcaacagatgcaacagatgcaacggtgcaacagatgcaacagatgcaacggtgcaacagatgcaatggtgcaacagatgcaacagatgcaacagatgcaacggtgcaacagatgcaacagatgcaacggtgcaacagatgcaacggtgcaacagatgcaacgatgcaacagatgcaacggtgcaacagatgcaacagatgcaacagatgcaacggtgcaacagatgcaacagatgcaacagatgcaacggtgcaacagatgcaacggtgcaacagatgcaacggtgcaacagatgcaacagatgcaacggtgcaacagatgcaacagatgcaacagtgcaacagatgcaacggtgcaacagatgcaacggtgca contains these protein-coding regions:
- the LOC135350758 gene encoding bromodomain-containing protein DDB_G0280777-like — translated: MQRCNRCNGATDATDATDATVQQMQRCNRCNRCNGATDATVQQMQRCNRCSGATDATDATDATVQQMQQMQRCNRCNGATDATDATDAMVQQMQQMQQMQQMQRCNGATDATDATVQQVQRCNRCNRGKDATDATVQQMQQMQRCNRCNGATGATVQQMQRCNRCNGATDATVQQMQQMQQMQRCNRCNGATDATVQQMQQMQQMQRCNRCNRCNGATDATDATDATVQQVQRCNRCNRGKDATDATVQQMQQMQQMQRCNRCNGATDATDATVQQMQQMQRCNRCNRCNGATDAMVQQMQQMQQMQRCNRCNRCNGATDATVQQMQRCNRCNGATDATDATDATVQQMQQMQQMQRCNRCNGATDATVQQMQQMQRCNRCNRCNSATDATVQQMQRCNRCNGATDATVQQMQRCNRCNRCNGACNASDHAWTEEARCSSGN